In the Quercus lobata isolate SW786 chromosome 5, ValleyOak3.0 Primary Assembly, whole genome shotgun sequence genome, one interval contains:
- the LOC115990554 gene encoding uncharacterized protein LOC115990554, with the protein MAKCYILASISNVLPHQMQDVELASDIMLSLKEMFGKQGQSARQETMRQIYNTKMAEGGSVREHCLTMISNLNTLEVLGADIDGESQVDMILQSLLEPFKELRLNYNMNKKIYTLSELINELVATKGILGTSSVNANMAEASTSQPKSKGKGKKKKKKDFTKQEGKQIALGVADRGKKIKGKCFLCS; encoded by the coding sequence ATGGCCAAGTGCTACATCCTAGCATCTATCTCAAATGTTCTACCACATCAAATGCAGGATGTAGAACTAGCTTCGGATATTATGCTAAGTCTGAAGGAGATGTTTGGTAAGCAAGGCCAATCTGCAAGGCAAGAAACCATGAGgcaaatttataataccaaaatggctGAAGGCGGTTCAGTTAGGGAGCATTGTCTCACAATGATCTCTAATCTGAATACATTGGAGGTTTTAGGTGCCGATATTGATGGAGAATCCCAAGTGGATATGATACTCCAGTCACTACTGGAACCATTCAAGGAACTCAGacttaattataatatgaacaaaaagatttatacATTGTCTGAATTAATAAATGAGTTGGTAGCAACAAAAGGCATTCTTGGTACTTCTAGTGTTAATGCTAACATGGCTGAAGCTTCTACTTCTCAACCTAAGTCGAAAGGCAAgggtaagaagaagaagaagaaggatttcACCAAGCAAGAGGGTAAACAAATTGCCTTAGGTGTTGCTGACAGAGGAAAGAAGATCAAAGGAAAGTGTTTCCTTTGTTCTTGA